A genomic region of Elaeis guineensis isolate ETL-2024a chromosome 9, EG11, whole genome shotgun sequence contains the following coding sequences:
- the LOC105051593 gene encoding LOW QUALITY PROTEIN: GDSL esterase/lipase At1g33811 (The sequence of the model RefSeq protein was modified relative to this genomic sequence to represent the inferred CDS: inserted 4 bases in 4 codons) — protein MQLLFVTLAFVGGTRAWSEPQVPCFFVFGDSLVDNGNXNRILTLARANYRPYGVDFPEGASGRFTNGRTMVDILAQLLGFRSFIPPYALARGDEVLRGLNFASGAAGIRDETGDNLGEHYPFAEQINHFRNTAQFMRRMFGGNTTKLSDHLGKCIYFVGMGSNDYLNNYFMPFYYPTSYEYSPTTFAALLLQDYTRQLTQLYNIGARKVAIIGIGQVGCIPYELARNRNGNYGRNNSQCNETINKAITIFNNGLVRIVNRFNREFSEAKFIYVNIFESXKELGAKAASYGFKVTNXGCCGVGRNNGQITCLPSEIPCFHRTKYLFWXAFHPTEAANIIYARKAYSSKSKSVAYPMNIQQLAMA, from the exons ATGCAGCTATTGTTTGTCACTCTAGCCTTTGTGGGAGGGACAAGGGCATGGTCAGAGCCTCAGGTTCCTTGCTTCTTCGTCTTTGGAGATTCCCTTGTGGACAATGGCA ACAACCGCATACTGACACTTGCTAGGGCTAACTACAGACCCTACGGCGTCGACTTCCCTGAGGGTGCATCTGGGAGGTTTACTAATGGCCGGACGATGGTCGATATTTT AGCACAATTACTAGGTTTCCGAAGCTTCATTCCACCATATGCATTAGCTCGGGGGGATGAGGTGCTGAGAGGCTTGAATTTTGCATCCGGAGCTGCTGGCATTAGAGATGAGACTGGGGATAATTTG GGTGAGCACTACCCTTTTGCCGAACAAATAAACCATTTCCGCAACACAGCACAATTCATGAGGAGGATGTTCGGGGGGAACACCACTAAGCTGAGTGATCATCTAGGCAAATGCATCTACTTTGTGGGAATGGGTAGTAATGACTACCTTAATAACTATTTCATGCCTTTCTATTATCCTACTAGCTATGAGTACAGCCCTACAACTTTTGctgcactcctcctccaagactACACTCGACAATTAACA CAATTATACAACATAGGTGCACGTAAGGTGGCGATAATTGGGATCGGGCAGGTTGGCTGCATACCTTATGAGCTAGCCCGAAACCGCAATGGTAACTATGGCAGAAATAATAGCCAATGTAATGAGACAATTAACAAGGctatcaccatcttcaacaatggTCTTGTTCGGATAGTTAATCGCTTCAACAGAGAGTTTTCTGAAGCTAAGTTTATCTATGTAAACATCTTTGAGA TCAAGGAACTTGGTGCCAAAGCAGCTTCTTACG GCTTCAAAGTCACCA AGGGATGCTGCGGTGTCGGGCGGAACAATGGGCAAATAACATGTCTACCATCTGAAATACCATGCTTCCATCGGACCAAGTACTTGTTCT ATGCCTTCCACCCTACAGAGGCCGCCAATATTATCTATGCCAGGAAAGCATATTCTTCCAAGTCAAAATCCGTTGCATACCCAATGAACATACAGCAACTTGCAATGGCCTGA